From Besnoitia besnoiti strain Bb-Ger1 chromosome X, whole genome shotgun sequence, one genomic window encodes:
- a CDS encoding putative cytochrome c (encoded by transcript BESB_017640), which translates to MPPDKGESARASSFSAPESFGAASLPQASSASAAPPPAPRRRAFGDDDVPDDFVLPEGDVERGRLLFKKYCAQCHCINQYHIQASGCTLLGPSLYGLYGRTAGAGPRTSFVTSSATMKESGIVWTDITLMRYLKNPRAFAQHTISMNFRGLSEWQDRVDLIWYIKAACHQDWLPFHTRPLEEVLKSRDRRNKDDGEDEN; encoded by the exons ATGCCGCCTGACAAAGGCGaatcggcgcgcgcctcctccttctccgcgccggaGTCCTTCGGAGCTGCCTCTTTGCCGcaggcctcctctgcctcagcggctccgccgcctgcgccgcgaagacgcgcttttggagacgacgacgtcCCAGACGACTTTGTTCTTCCCGAGGGAGACGtcgagcgaggccgcctcctGTTCAAAAAGTACTGTGCGCAGTGTCACTGTATCAACCAGTACCACATACAGGCCTCCGGTTGCACTCTG CTGGGACCCTCGCTCTACGGCCTGTATGGCAGgacggcaggcgcaggcccgcgcaCTTCGTTCGTCACGTCGTCTGCGACGATGAAGGAGAGCGGCATCGTTTGGACAG ATATAACGCTGATGCGGTATCTCAAGAATCCTCGGGCCTTCGCCCAGCACACGATCAGCATGAACTTCAGGGGTCTCAGCGAATGGCAG GATCGCGTGGATCTGATTTGGTACATCAAGGCGGCCTGCCATCAAGACTGGCTCCCCTTTCATACACGTCCGCTGGAAGAAGTGTTGAAGAGCCGAGACCGGCGCAACaaagacgacggagaagacgagaactGA